One window of Chloroflexus aggregans DSM 9485 genomic DNA carries:
- a CDS encoding uracil-DNA glycosylase, whose translation MTASDILFTIAEEVQRCTACNLHRGRTRAVPGEGPANARVMFIGEGPGYHEDRQGRPFVGPSGQFLNDLLALAGLRRDEVYIANVVKCRPPQNRDPEPDEIATCTRLFLMRQIAAIDPIVIVTLGRFSMGLFLPGERISRIHGQPRSVNGRLIVPMIHPAAALHQPQNRPLLEEDFRRLPAIIADAERQRSAASPATPPADEPPEQLRLF comes from the coding sequence GTGACAGCGAGTGACATTCTGTTTACAATTGCCGAAGAGGTGCAGCGCTGTACCGCATGCAACCTCCATCGTGGGCGCACACGGGCTGTTCCCGGTGAAGGGCCGGCAAACGCGCGCGTCATGTTTATCGGAGAGGGTCCCGGCTACCACGAAGATCGCCAAGGCCGACCCTTTGTCGGTCCATCAGGGCAATTCCTGAACGATTTGCTCGCCTTAGCCGGGCTACGTCGGGATGAAGTTTATATTGCTAACGTCGTCAAGTGCCGGCCGCCCCAGAATCGCGATCCGGAGCCTGATGAAATAGCGACGTGTACCAGGCTATTCTTAATGCGCCAGATTGCGGCCATTGATCCGATAGTTATTGTGACGCTGGGCCGCTTCTCGATGGGCCTGTTTCTGCCCGGCGAGCGGATTTCACGCATCCACGGCCAACCGCGCTCCGTCAACGGACGGTTGATTGTGCCGATGATCCACCCCGCCGCTGCATTGCACCAGCCCCAAAACCGGCCGTTACTGGAAGAGGATTTTCGCCGCCTGCCTGCCATCATTGCCGATGCCGAACGCCAACGTAGCGCAGCCTCCCCGGCAACGCCGCCAGCCGATGAGCCGCCCGAGCAGCTCCGTCTCTTCTGA